A single genomic interval of Dysidea avara chromosome 6, odDysAvar1.4, whole genome shotgun sequence harbors:
- the LOC136258567 gene encoding uncharacterized protein isoform X1 — MAGVDLKIAGKNSPTLKLLNRLVKKSVSSKWYDLGIELLDDDDCGKLDEIQSNNPKDVSTCCTQMFQLWLKKQPSASWNQLIQALRQPSIELDGLANEIEQKLKSISEGLLSTQSAKSTCSQAVALPPKYIPAVLTFSPEEDIDYAFSRLSSGIKTMIENSGCKFNILQDACLEKALSPKACISGEIVPKIEEVNSFQTLCTTLTKAQHWNFLDTRMMEAMVTASMIPTAHETLQNFKKTFYGMKLSEIVPAYVPVISLKKFSHLLIEEQLDVDPRQYTISELHKHRFYLETELLQSGSGTLTCYKIMVGSLFIVWRIDVDHAYNAHLTLSKKRSHLKSQAISHLSIPGVVKWESLPVVLRGQEVKEIGPIEQPLKDRTREDLFPLPKGHKWTWLNSENAKQFKNATKDFQWICSHPSYKSSYIAGFFSGNTIAIALYAPQLISFGGIVLPVMFFSYELSGCKGDLVSRMMSELLKEITRVSKQDGISELVFPNREPCIIKPIVVFTVWHYYFSYNETYHYPALPYDTPKTPGLRKMVFKDVPKALILTNQHASQFEIHHVFQSEEEFSHYFLCPSVPSYVTTYVVEDPTNGNITDLFSFNSYTMDGKAVARVGAIIITNAPERQFVTDLLVCTKKENVDRLHTIQHGLAKSTFECLFKSFHFLYFHMYNYGYPETDEGRCCLFSI; from the exons GAAAGAATAGTCCCACCCTCAAACTACTTAACAGATTAGTTAAGAAGTCTGTCAGTTCAAAGTGGTATGATTTGGGAATTGAACTACTTGATGATGACGACTGTGGCAAGTTGGATGAAATCCAGAGCAACAATCCCAAGGATGTGAGTACATGTTGTACACAAATGTTTCAATTGTGGCTTAAGAAACAACCCTCAGCATCATGGAATCAGCTGATACAAGCTTTGAGGCAGCCTAGCATTGAATTGGATGGACTTGCCAATGAAATTGAGCAAAAACTGAAATCAATTAGTGAAG GTTTATTGTCAACTCAGTCTGCTAAAAGTACATGTTCACAAGCTGTTGCTTTGCCACCAAAATATATACCAGCTGTTTTAACATTTTCCCCAGAGGAAGACATTGACTATGCATTCTCGAGGCTCTCTTCAGGTATTAAAACAATGATTGAAAATTCTGGTTGTAAGTTCAACATTCTTCAAGATGCATGTTTAGAGAAGGCTTTATCACCAAAAGCTTGTATATCTGGTGAAATTGTACCTAAAATTGAAGAAGTAAACTCATTTCAAACTCTTTGTACCACTTTGACAAAAGCCCAACATTGGAACTTCTTAGATACCAGAATGATGGAAGCCATGGTAACTGCTTCTATGATACCTACAGCACATGAAACATTACAAAATTTCAAGAAAACTTTTTATGGTATGAAATTGAGTGAAATAGTACCAGCATATGTCCCTGTGATATCTCTGAAGAAGTTCAGTCATCTTCTAATTGAGGAGCAGCTTGATGTAGATCCTAGACAATACACAATTTCCGAGCTTCACAAGCATCGCTTCTATTTAGAAACTGAATTGCTCCAATCAGGTAGTGGTACGCTCACATGCTATAAGATTATGGTGGGATCATTGTTCATTGTGTGGCGGATTGATGTTGATCATGCTTATAATGCTCACTTGACATTGAGCAAGAAGAGATCTCACCTTAAATCACAAGCGATCAGTCATTTATCCATTCCTGGTGTAGTAAAATGGGAAAGTCTGCCAGTTGTATTACGTGGACAGGAAGTGAAAGAAATAGGTCCTATTGAACAGCCATTAAAAGATCGTACAAGAGAAGATCTGTTTCCGTTACCAAAAGGGCACAAATGGACTTGGCTAAATTCTGAAAATGCAAAGCAGTTTAAAAATGCTACAAAGGACTTCCAGTGGATCTGTTCACACCCTAGCTATAAAAGTAGTTATATTGCAGGCTTCTTCAGTGGGAACACAATAGCCATAGCTTTGTATGCACCACAACTTATTAGTTTTGGTGGAATTGTTCTTCCAGTTATGTTCTTCAGCTATGAATTATCAGGTTGTAAGGGTGATCTGGTATCCCGTATGATGAGTGAGTTGCTTAAAGAAATTACAAGAGTGTCTAAACAAGATGGGATTTCTGAACTGGTATTTCCAAATCGTGAACCATGTATTATTAAACCCATAGTTGTGTTCACTGTATGGCATTACTATTTTTCATATAATGAAACATATCACTATCCTGCTCTACCCTATGATACTCCCAAGACACCTGGCTTAAGAAAGATGGTATTTAAAGATGTTCCTAAAGCATTAATCCTTACCAATCAACATGCTTCACAATTTGAAATTCATCACGTGTTCCAAAGTGAAGAAGAATTCtcacactactttttatgtcCATCTGTACCAAGTTATGtgactacttatgttgttgaaGATCCTACCAATGGAAACATAACTGACTTGTTTAGTTTTAACAGCTACACAATGGATGGTAAAGCTGTGGCTCGTGTTGGTGCTATAATAATTACAAATGCTCCAGAAAGACAATTTGTCACTGATTTGTTAGTCTGCACCAAGAAAGAAAATGTTGATAGGCTACACACTATTCAGCATGGACTAGCAAAGAGTACATTTGAATGTTTATTCAAAAGTTTTCACTTCCTCTATtttcacatgtataattatggATATCCTGAAACTGATGAAGGAAGGTGCTGCTTATTTTCAATTTAG
- the LOC136258567 gene encoding uncharacterized protein isoform X2 — protein MAGVDLKIAGKNSPTLKLLNRLVKKSVSSKWYDLGIELLDDDDCGKLDEIQSNNPKDKQPSASWNQLIQALRQPSIELDGLANEIEQKLKSISEGLLSTQSAKSTCSQAVALPPKYIPAVLTFSPEEDIDYAFSRLSSGIKTMIENSGCKFNILQDACLEKALSPKACISGEIVPKIEEVNSFQTLCTTLTKAQHWNFLDTRMMEAMVTASMIPTAHETLQNFKKTFYGMKLSEIVPAYVPVISLKKFSHLLIEEQLDVDPRQYTISELHKHRFYLETELLQSGSGTLTCYKIMVGSLFIVWRIDVDHAYNAHLTLSKKRSHLKSQAISHLSIPGVVKWESLPVVLRGQEVKEIGPIEQPLKDRTREDLFPLPKGHKWTWLNSENAKQFKNATKDFQWICSHPSYKSSYIAGFFSGNTIAIALYAPQLISFGGIVLPVMFFSYELSGCKGDLVSRMMSELLKEITRVSKQDGISELVFPNREPCIIKPIVVFTVWHYYFSYNETYHYPALPYDTPKTPGLRKMVFKDVPKALILTNQHASQFEIHHVFQSEEEFSHYFLCPSVPSYVTTYVVEDPTNGNITDLFSFNSYTMDGKAVARVGAIIITNAPERQFVTDLLVCTKKENVDRLHTIQHGLAKSTFECLFKSFHFLYFHMYNYGYPETDEGRCCLFSI, from the exons GAAAGAATAGTCCCACCCTCAAACTACTTAACAGATTAGTTAAGAAGTCTGTCAGTTCAAAGTGGTATGATTTGGGAATTGAACTACTTGATGATGACGACTGTGGCAAGTTGGATGAAATCCAGAGCAACAATCCCAAGGAT AAACAACCCTCAGCATCATGGAATCAGCTGATACAAGCTTTGAGGCAGCCTAGCATTGAATTGGATGGACTTGCCAATGAAATTGAGCAAAAACTGAAATCAATTAGTGAAG GTTTATTGTCAACTCAGTCTGCTAAAAGTACATGTTCACAAGCTGTTGCTTTGCCACCAAAATATATACCAGCTGTTTTAACATTTTCCCCAGAGGAAGACATTGACTATGCATTCTCGAGGCTCTCTTCAGGTATTAAAACAATGATTGAAAATTCTGGTTGTAAGTTCAACATTCTTCAAGATGCATGTTTAGAGAAGGCTTTATCACCAAAAGCTTGTATATCTGGTGAAATTGTACCTAAAATTGAAGAAGTAAACTCATTTCAAACTCTTTGTACCACTTTGACAAAAGCCCAACATTGGAACTTCTTAGATACCAGAATGATGGAAGCCATGGTAACTGCTTCTATGATACCTACAGCACATGAAACATTACAAAATTTCAAGAAAACTTTTTATGGTATGAAATTGAGTGAAATAGTACCAGCATATGTCCCTGTGATATCTCTGAAGAAGTTCAGTCATCTTCTAATTGAGGAGCAGCTTGATGTAGATCCTAGACAATACACAATTTCCGAGCTTCACAAGCATCGCTTCTATTTAGAAACTGAATTGCTCCAATCAGGTAGTGGTACGCTCACATGCTATAAGATTATGGTGGGATCATTGTTCATTGTGTGGCGGATTGATGTTGATCATGCTTATAATGCTCACTTGACATTGAGCAAGAAGAGATCTCACCTTAAATCACAAGCGATCAGTCATTTATCCATTCCTGGTGTAGTAAAATGGGAAAGTCTGCCAGTTGTATTACGTGGACAGGAAGTGAAAGAAATAGGTCCTATTGAACAGCCATTAAAAGATCGTACAAGAGAAGATCTGTTTCCGTTACCAAAAGGGCACAAATGGACTTGGCTAAATTCTGAAAATGCAAAGCAGTTTAAAAATGCTACAAAGGACTTCCAGTGGATCTGTTCACACCCTAGCTATAAAAGTAGTTATATTGCAGGCTTCTTCAGTGGGAACACAATAGCCATAGCTTTGTATGCACCACAACTTATTAGTTTTGGTGGAATTGTTCTTCCAGTTATGTTCTTCAGCTATGAATTATCAGGTTGTAAGGGTGATCTGGTATCCCGTATGATGAGTGAGTTGCTTAAAGAAATTACAAGAGTGTCTAAACAAGATGGGATTTCTGAACTGGTATTTCCAAATCGTGAACCATGTATTATTAAACCCATAGTTGTGTTCACTGTATGGCATTACTATTTTTCATATAATGAAACATATCACTATCCTGCTCTACCCTATGATACTCCCAAGACACCTGGCTTAAGAAAGATGGTATTTAAAGATGTTCCTAAAGCATTAATCCTTACCAATCAACATGCTTCACAATTTGAAATTCATCACGTGTTCCAAAGTGAAGAAGAATTCtcacactactttttatgtcCATCTGTACCAAGTTATGtgactacttatgttgttgaaGATCCTACCAATGGAAACATAACTGACTTGTTTAGTTTTAACAGCTACACAATGGATGGTAAAGCTGTGGCTCGTGTTGGTGCTATAATAATTACAAATGCTCCAGAAAGACAATTTGTCACTGATTTGTTAGTCTGCACCAAGAAAGAAAATGTTGATAGGCTACACACTATTCAGCATGGACTAGCAAAGAGTACATTTGAATGTTTATTCAAAAGTTTTCACTTCCTCTATtttcacatgtataattatggATATCCTGAAACTGATGAAGGAAGGTGCTGCTTATTTTCAATTTAG
- the LOC136258567 gene encoding uncharacterized protein isoform X3, whose amino-acid sequence MFQLWLKKQPSASWNQLIQALRQPSIELDGLANEIEQKLKSISEGLLSTQSAKSTCSQAVALPPKYIPAVLTFSPEEDIDYAFSRLSSGIKTMIENSGCKFNILQDACLEKALSPKACISGEIVPKIEEVNSFQTLCTTLTKAQHWNFLDTRMMEAMVTASMIPTAHETLQNFKKTFYGMKLSEIVPAYVPVISLKKFSHLLIEEQLDVDPRQYTISELHKHRFYLETELLQSGSGTLTCYKIMVGSLFIVWRIDVDHAYNAHLTLSKKRSHLKSQAISHLSIPGVVKWESLPVVLRGQEVKEIGPIEQPLKDRTREDLFPLPKGHKWTWLNSENAKQFKNATKDFQWICSHPSYKSSYIAGFFSGNTIAIALYAPQLISFGGIVLPVMFFSYELSGCKGDLVSRMMSELLKEITRVSKQDGISELVFPNREPCIIKPIVVFTVWHYYFSYNETYHYPALPYDTPKTPGLRKMVFKDVPKALILTNQHASQFEIHHVFQSEEEFSHYFLCPSVPSYVTTYVVEDPTNGNITDLFSFNSYTMDGKAVARVGAIIITNAPERQFVTDLLVCTKKENVDRLHTIQHGLAKSTFECLFKSFHFLYFHMYNYGYPETDEGRCCLFSI is encoded by the exons ATGTTTCAATTGTGGCTTAAGAAACAACCCTCAGCATCATGGAATCAGCTGATACAAGCTTTGAGGCAGCCTAGCATTGAATTGGATGGACTTGCCAATGAAATTGAGCAAAAACTGAAATCAATTAGTGAAG GTTTATTGTCAACTCAGTCTGCTAAAAGTACATGTTCACAAGCTGTTGCTTTGCCACCAAAATATATACCAGCTGTTTTAACATTTTCCCCAGAGGAAGACATTGACTATGCATTCTCGAGGCTCTCTTCAGGTATTAAAACAATGATTGAAAATTCTGGTTGTAAGTTCAACATTCTTCAAGATGCATGTTTAGAGAAGGCTTTATCACCAAAAGCTTGTATATCTGGTGAAATTGTACCTAAAATTGAAGAAGTAAACTCATTTCAAACTCTTTGTACCACTTTGACAAAAGCCCAACATTGGAACTTCTTAGATACCAGAATGATGGAAGCCATGGTAACTGCTTCTATGATACCTACAGCACATGAAACATTACAAAATTTCAAGAAAACTTTTTATGGTATGAAATTGAGTGAAATAGTACCAGCATATGTCCCTGTGATATCTCTGAAGAAGTTCAGTCATCTTCTAATTGAGGAGCAGCTTGATGTAGATCCTAGACAATACACAATTTCCGAGCTTCACAAGCATCGCTTCTATTTAGAAACTGAATTGCTCCAATCAGGTAGTGGTACGCTCACATGCTATAAGATTATGGTGGGATCATTGTTCATTGTGTGGCGGATTGATGTTGATCATGCTTATAATGCTCACTTGACATTGAGCAAGAAGAGATCTCACCTTAAATCACAAGCGATCAGTCATTTATCCATTCCTGGTGTAGTAAAATGGGAAAGTCTGCCAGTTGTATTACGTGGACAGGAAGTGAAAGAAATAGGTCCTATTGAACAGCCATTAAAAGATCGTACAAGAGAAGATCTGTTTCCGTTACCAAAAGGGCACAAATGGACTTGGCTAAATTCTGAAAATGCAAAGCAGTTTAAAAATGCTACAAAGGACTTCCAGTGGATCTGTTCACACCCTAGCTATAAAAGTAGTTATATTGCAGGCTTCTTCAGTGGGAACACAATAGCCATAGCTTTGTATGCACCACAACTTATTAGTTTTGGTGGAATTGTTCTTCCAGTTATGTTCTTCAGCTATGAATTATCAGGTTGTAAGGGTGATCTGGTATCCCGTATGATGAGTGAGTTGCTTAAAGAAATTACAAGAGTGTCTAAACAAGATGGGATTTCTGAACTGGTATTTCCAAATCGTGAACCATGTATTATTAAACCCATAGTTGTGTTCACTGTATGGCATTACTATTTTTCATATAATGAAACATATCACTATCCTGCTCTACCCTATGATACTCCCAAGACACCTGGCTTAAGAAAGATGGTATTTAAAGATGTTCCTAAAGCATTAATCCTTACCAATCAACATGCTTCACAATTTGAAATTCATCACGTGTTCCAAAGTGAAGAAGAATTCtcacactactttttatgtcCATCTGTACCAAGTTATGtgactacttatgttgttgaaGATCCTACCAATGGAAACATAACTGACTTGTTTAGTTTTAACAGCTACACAATGGATGGTAAAGCTGTGGCTCGTGTTGGTGCTATAATAATTACAAATGCTCCAGAAAGACAATTTGTCACTGATTTGTTAGTCTGCACCAAGAAAGAAAATGTTGATAGGCTACACACTATTCAGCATGGACTAGCAAAGAGTACATTTGAATGTTTATTCAAAAGTTTTCACTTCCTCTATtttcacatgtataattatggATATCCTGAAACTGATGAAGGAAGGTGCTGCTTATTTTCAATTTAG